Proteins found in one Leeia speluncae genomic segment:
- the ydiJ gene encoding D-2-hydroxyglutarate dehydrogenase YdiJ has protein sequence MLAKINVQDELPDLLRDFVSELLNIGFSGDVSYAYADRIVMSTDNSIYQVKPQLILFPAVISDVEMVMKLLGEERFREVKLAPRGGGTGTNGQSLTEFVVLDLSKHLNQILEINAEEKWARVQVGVVKDQLNEAIKPFGLFFAPELSTSNRATIGGMINTDASGQGSCLYGKTRDHVLALKTVFLGGEVIDSFEIDAKTQEHYRAQKNMEGLFHRVVEDEIRTHQEEIERIFPKLNRCMTGYDLAHVIDEQNHFHLNSILCGSEGTLGVMVEAKINLVSIPNCSGLFVVRYSNFDAALRDAPKLMAINAASIETVDSTVFQLAKTDNIWNDVKHLMQESVAGETQAINLVELIADDSDALLEKMVAVEDFLSSGGAGARLGFDQTTLANEVNNLWQLRKKAVGLLGGLAANARPVPFVEDTAVPPENLADYIQEFRALLDGYGLKYGMFGHVDAGVLHVRPALDMKDPDQEGMIRQISDAVVALTKKYKGLIWGEHGKGFRSEYTESYMGSLYPVLTRIKALFDPFNQLNPGKIASPDGSALYQIDRVSTRGQLDRQVNPIFQMAYKDAMNCNGNGACYNYDLNDSMCPSWKATRDRKYSPKGRASLLREWLRLASNNGVPAGSLTDAEQLQQMTKPLPVRMFNSVAEHFSSQKDFSTEVRESMDNCLGCKSCAGQCPVKVDIPTVRSSFFAAYYTRYARPIKHYLVASVETLIPKFSHAPFLYNVLTQNPFSKWGFRQLGLVHQPAMSGFKLSAFMKQEGIQWATVEQLSGLSLSDKERSIVLVLDAFTTYFDSAVLMDAVRLLKKLGYMVWIAPFSPNGKPLHVLGFLAKFKQVAERNALQLNALATIGVSLVGLDPSMSLTYRSEYQKSGLNVVAPNVMLLQERLVKDINKWPDKVPEQMLQLLPHCSERTNAAATLPMWQTIFARFGVKLTMPKTGCCGMAGTFGHELSNRQLSETIYQQSWAHALRETDVNTVMATGYSCRCQVDIMEQQSIRHPVSVLLSIVNR, from the coding sequence ATGTTAGCTAAAATCAATGTACAAGATGAATTGCCTGATTTACTCAGAGACTTTGTTTCTGAGCTGCTAAATATCGGTTTTTCTGGTGATGTTTCTTATGCATACGCAGACAGAATTGTCATGTCTACGGATAACTCGATTTATCAAGTAAAGCCACAATTAATTCTTTTTCCTGCTGTTATTTCTGATGTCGAAATGGTGATGAAATTGCTTGGGGAAGAGCGTTTCCGAGAAGTAAAGCTTGCACCACGTGGTGGTGGTACAGGGACAAATGGGCAGTCGCTAACAGAATTTGTGGTGTTAGATTTATCTAAACACCTAAATCAAATTTTGGAGATTAATGCTGAAGAAAAGTGGGCTAGGGTACAAGTTGGGGTGGTTAAGGACCAACTAAACGAGGCGATTAAACCTTTTGGGCTGTTTTTTGCTCCTGAATTGTCCACATCTAATCGTGCCACGATTGGCGGCATGATTAATACCGATGCTAGTGGGCAAGGCTCCTGCCTGTATGGCAAAACGCGAGATCATGTCTTGGCATTAAAAACAGTGTTTCTTGGTGGTGAAGTAATTGATTCTTTTGAAATTGATGCGAAAACCCAAGAACACTACCGTGCTCAGAAAAATATGGAAGGCTTATTTCACCGTGTGGTGGAAGATGAAATTCGCACCCATCAAGAAGAGATAGAGCGGATTTTTCCTAAGCTAAACCGTTGTATGACAGGGTATGACTTAGCGCATGTGATCGATGAGCAAAATCACTTTCATTTAAATTCTATTTTGTGTGGTTCTGAAGGCACGCTAGGCGTGATGGTCGAGGCCAAAATTAACTTGGTGAGCATCCCTAACTGTAGTGGCTTGTTTGTGGTGCGTTACAGTAATTTTGATGCCGCATTAAGAGATGCGCCCAAACTAATGGCGATCAACGCTGCCTCTATTGAAACGGTGGATTCCACCGTTTTTCAGTTAGCGAAAACCGACAATATATGGAATGACGTAAAGCATCTGATGCAAGAGTCAGTAGCAGGTGAAACACAAGCAATTAATTTGGTGGAATTGATTGCCGATGATTCGGATGCTTTATTAGAGAAAATGGTGGCAGTAGAAGACTTTCTCTCGTCTGGCGGGGCTGGTGCACGGCTTGGGTTTGATCAGACAACTTTAGCGAATGAAGTGAATAACCTATGGCAACTTCGGAAAAAGGCGGTGGGTTTATTGGGGGGATTAGCTGCCAATGCTAGACCAGTACCATTTGTCGAAGATACTGCGGTTCCTCCTGAGAATTTAGCCGATTATATCCAAGAATTTAGAGCGTTATTGGATGGCTATGGACTGAAATATGGCATGTTCGGCCACGTTGATGCTGGTGTGTTGCATGTGCGACCTGCACTAGATATGAAAGACCCAGATCAAGAAGGCATGATTCGCCAAATTAGTGATGCGGTGGTTGCCCTAACAAAGAAATACAAAGGATTAATCTGGGGAGAGCACGGTAAAGGATTTCGCTCTGAATACACCGAATCGTATATGGGTAGCTTGTATCCGGTATTAACCCGAATTAAAGCCTTATTTGATCCATTTAACCAGTTAAATCCAGGCAAAATTGCTTCGCCAGATGGTAGTGCACTTTATCAAATCGACCGTGTTTCTACCCGTGGTCAATTAGATAGACAGGTAAACCCGATTTTTCAAATGGCGTATAAAGACGCGATGAATTGCAATGGGAATGGGGCTTGTTATAACTATGATCTCAATGACAGCATGTGCCCTTCTTGGAAGGCAACAAGAGATAGAAAATACTCTCCCAAAGGACGTGCTTCATTGCTGCGAGAGTGGTTGCGGTTAGCCTCTAACAACGGGGTGCCAGCTGGTTCACTAACCGACGCTGAACAATTACAGCAAATGACGAAGCCTTTGCCCGTCCGCATGTTTAATAGTGTTGCTGAACATTTTTCTTCTCAAAAAGACTTCTCCACAGAAGTACGCGAGAGTATGGATAACTGTTTGGGCTGTAAATCTTGTGCTGGTCAATGCCCAGTGAAAGTCGATATTCCAACGGTTAGATCTAGCTTCTTTGCGGCGTACTACACGCGTTATGCACGGCCTATCAAGCATTATTTAGTCGCCAGTGTAGAAACGTTGATTCCTAAGTTTTCTCATGCGCCATTCCTATATAACGTCTTGACGCAAAACCCATTTAGTAAATGGGGATTTCGTCAGCTCGGGCTCGTGCATCAGCCGGCAATGTCGGGGTTTAAGCTCTCTGCCTTTATGAAACAAGAGGGCATTCAATGGGCAACTGTTGAGCAGCTTTCTGGCTTGTCTCTATCTGACAAGGAACGAAGCATTGTACTTGTCTTAGATGCATTTACTACCTACTTTGATTCTGCTGTTTTGATGGATGCGGTGAGGTTATTAAAAAAACTTGGGTATATGGTGTGGATTGCCCCATTTTCGCCAAATGGTAAACCACTGCATGTGCTGGGGTTTTTAGCGAAATTTAAACAAGTGGCCGAGCGAAATGCTTTGCAGCTAAATGCGTTGGCAACCATTGGCGTTTCCTTGGTGGGGTTGGACCCATCGATGAGTCTGACTTATCGGTCTGAATATCAAAAATCTGGATTAAACGTTGTCGCGCCAAACGTGATGTTATTGCAAGAGCGGTTGGTGAAAGACATCAATAAATGGCCGGACAAAGTACCTGAGCAAATGCTTCAGCTGCTTCCTCATTGTAGTGAACGCACAAATGCTGCGGCCACGCTGCCGATGTGGCAAACCATTTTTGCTCGCTTCGGGGTAAAGCTAACCATGCCAAAAACTGGCTGCTGTGGGATGGCGGGAACATTTGGCCACGAATTGAGCAACCGGCAATTGTCAGAAACGATTTATCAGCAAAGTTGGGCGCATGCGCTTCGGGAAACGGATGTCAATACGGTGATGGCAACAGGATACTCTTGTCGCTGCCAAGTAGACATTATGGAGCAACAATCAATTAGACATCCTGTTTCAGTGTTGTTGTCGATTGTTAATCGTTGA
- a CDS encoding RidA family protein, producing the protein MSGIERLEFDTRIHHVVKHNGVAYLTGQVGTPGTSAGEQMKEILAKIDRLLSVAGTSKDKLLNVMLWLDDLRDFEEVNKVWDAWVPMAHAPARSTGQARMAKSGMLVEVIVTAAV; encoded by the coding sequence ATGTCTGGTATTGAGCGTTTGGAATTTGATACACGTATTCATCATGTAGTGAAACACAATGGTGTGGCTTATTTAACAGGCCAAGTCGGGACACCTGGTACTTCTGCTGGTGAGCAGATGAAAGAAATCTTGGCAAAGATTGATCGATTATTGAGTGTAGCAGGGACAAGTAAAGACAAGCTCTTGAATGTGATGCTTTGGCTTGATGATTTGCGTGATTTTGAAGAGGTTAATAAAGTGTGGGACGCATGGGTTCCAATGGCGCACGCACCTGCGCGGTCAACCGGGCAAGCCAGAATGGCGAAGTCTGGTATGTTGGTTGAAGTGATTGTGACTGCTGCCGTTTAA
- a CDS encoding electron transfer flavoprotein subunit alpha/FixB family protein, translating to MKALIIADLQNNNLAKATQKVITVASALSAEIHVLVVGNQTESAATSVAQINPVKQVFTVEHATFAHPLPEQLTELLVQLSKDYDYVIGSDSSLAKSTLPRLAAKLDVMQLSEITKVFSDDTFERNIYAGNAVQKIQSLDSKKVITVRTSCFKEANTQQDAAAISTITFTPSFQKSQFVSENKSQSDTVSLKDADIVLSGGRGLGSKESFEATLNPLAAKLNAAVGASRAAVDAGYAQNEQQVGQTGNIVSPKIYIAAGISGAIQHLAGMSKSEVVFAINKDEEAPIFQNCDYGVVGDLFDVIKALEAKV from the coding sequence ATGAAAGCATTAATTATTGCCGATCTTCAGAACAACAACCTAGCCAAAGCCACACAAAAAGTCATCACGGTTGCTAGCGCACTCTCTGCAGAAATTCATGTATTAGTCGTTGGCAATCAAACCGAGTCTGCAGCCACATCCGTTGCTCAGATTAATCCGGTTAAACAGGTTTTTACAGTTGAGCACGCAACTTTTGCCCATCCTTTGCCTGAACAACTTACCGAATTATTGGTGCAGCTATCTAAAGACTACGACTATGTGATTGGTTCAGATAGCTCTTTAGCAAAAAGCACCCTACCCCGCCTAGCGGCCAAGTTAGACGTGATGCAATTATCTGAGATCACCAAAGTGTTTTCAGATGATACTTTCGAACGCAATATCTATGCTGGCAATGCCGTTCAGAAAATTCAAAGCCTAGATAGCAAAAAGGTGATCACGGTTCGCACTAGCTGCTTTAAAGAAGCCAATACGCAACAAGATGCAGCCGCCATTTCTACCATTACTTTTACACCTAGCTTCCAAAAGAGCCAGTTCGTCTCAGAAAACAAATCTCAATCCGACACAGTTTCACTAAAAGATGCAGATATTGTGCTGTCCGGTGGTCGTGGACTTGGCTCTAAAGAAAGCTTTGAAGCAACACTAAACCCATTGGCGGCAAAATTAAATGCAGCAGTTGGCGCATCTCGCGCGGCGGTAGATGCTGGTTATGCCCAAAATGAACAACAAGTCGGCCAAACAGGGAATATTGTTTCACCAAAAATCTATATTGCAGCTGGTATTTCTGGCGCGATCCAACATTTAGCCGGTATGAGCAAATCGGAAGTGGTCTTTGCGATTAACAAAGATGAAGAAGCGCCTATCTTCCAAAATTGTGACTATGGTGTTGTGGGTGATTTGTTTGATGTGATTAAAGCACTAGAAGCAAAAGTATAA
- a CDS encoding electron transfer flavoprotein subunit beta/FixA family protein, producing MKILVPVKRVADYNAKIRVSPDGSGVDLSNVKMSANPFDEIALEEAVRIKESGVDAEVIAVTVGSAQAIDVLKTAFAFGVDRAILIQTDAQLEPLAVAKTLRALVEKENIDLVLMGKQAIDDDSNQTGQMLAGLLDYAQATFASKVEPSNGTVSVTREVDGGLEAISINLPAVITVDLRLNQPRYLTLPNIMKAKKKTAEEIAISALGIDASPRLKVLSTYEPEKRKSGTVYRDTDAFVSKFLAVLAEVK from the coding sequence ATGAAAATTCTCGTTCCTGTTAAGCGGGTTGCAGATTACAACGCCAAAATCCGAGTAAGTCCGGATGGCTCTGGCGTTGATCTATCTAATGTAAAAATGTCTGCCAATCCGTTTGATGAGATTGCACTAGAAGAAGCGGTGCGTATCAAAGAATCTGGTGTAGACGCAGAGGTAATTGCGGTAACGGTCGGTAGCGCTCAAGCAATTGACGTATTAAAAACTGCATTTGCTTTTGGCGTAGATCGCGCGATTTTGATTCAAACAGATGCACAACTAGAACCATTAGCGGTTGCAAAAACGCTAAGAGCACTAGTTGAAAAAGAGAACATCGATCTTGTATTAATGGGTAAACAAGCAATCGATGACGATAGTAATCAAACAGGTCAAATGTTGGCTGGTTTACTAGATTATGCGCAGGCAACTTTTGCCTCTAAAGTGGAACCAAGCAATGGTACGGTATCCGTGACTAGAGAGGTGGATGGTGGACTAGAAGCCATTTCAATTAACCTTCCAGCCGTAATTACAGTGGATTTACGCCTTAACCAGCCACGTTATTTAACTTTGCCGAATATTATGAAAGCAAAGAAAAAAACGGCGGAAGAAATTGCTATCTCAGCGCTAGGCATAGATGCATCTCCAAGACTAAAAGTACTGTCTACCTATGAACCTGAAAAGCGCAAATCAGGCACTGTATATCGTGATACAGATGCATTTGTTAGCAAATTCTTAGCTGTATTGGCAGAGGTGAAATAA
- a CDS encoding hydantoinase/oxoprolinase family protein, with the protein MAKKNCRVGVDIGGTFTDVALELDGEMHSTKVLTDYTAPERAIIKGVSNILESLGLSFADIDELIHGTTLATNALIERRGAKTAFVTTAGFRDVLEMRTENRFEQYDLNITLPSALIDRADRYVIKERTDVHGDVLINIDEAELAKLVETIAAGEYESVAVGFLHSYVNGANERLVRDALQKRLPAVSVSISSEVSPQIREFERFNTVCANAYVKPIIKSYLDRLVDTLRAQGATCPVFMIHSGGGIISVETAAEFPVRLVESGPAGGAIFAADFARKYDIENVLSFDMGGTTAKICLIEQQVPKTAKTFEVARTYRFKKGSGMPISIPVVEMVEIGAGGGSIASVDVMKQIRVGPHSAASEPGPACYGRGGDQPTVTDANLVLGKLDPANFAGGSILLSTDNAMTAIDREIGSKLNLDAKAAAFGICEMVDENMSNAGRVHAVESGKNIGDYTMITFGGGGPLHAARLCEKMGVTSFLVPPGAGVGSAIGFLRAPFGYEAVRSAFVRLSTFNADAVNKVVRDMVSEAEGFVKTGMSDLTPEVECTAYMRYSGQGWDIPVHLTQFEFSPSDVDSLKVQFEEAYTRFFGRPIDGLDIEIVSWSVKASTPLPPIQKLAWTAEQRKVNAPVSRPVFDASSSQFLEAGIFDRETLKAGDCVYGPAVIAERETSTLVTKPFKAIVQVDGCLLITRQ; encoded by the coding sequence ATGGCAAAGAAAAACTGCCGGGTTGGAGTGGATATTGGTGGCACATTTACTGATGTGGCACTAGAGCTTGATGGTGAAATGCATTCCACCAAGGTGCTAACTGACTACACGGCACCAGAACGGGCAATTATTAAAGGTGTTTCTAATATTCTTGAATCACTTGGCTTATCTTTTGCTGATATTGATGAATTAATTCACGGCACAACGTTAGCGACCAACGCGCTAATCGAGCGTCGTGGTGCGAAAACTGCATTTGTCACGACGGCAGGTTTCCGTGATGTGCTGGAAATGCGTACCGAAAACCGCTTTGAACAATATGATTTAAATATCACTTTGCCTTCTGCGTTGATTGATCGTGCAGATCGCTATGTGATTAAAGAGCGTACCGATGTACACGGCGATGTGTTGATTAATATTGATGAAGCGGAGTTAGCTAAATTAGTAGAAACCATTGCTGCTGGTGAGTACGAAAGTGTGGCGGTTGGCTTCTTACATAGCTATGTAAATGGCGCCAACGAGCGCTTGGTGCGCGATGCACTACAGAAACGCTTGCCAGCGGTTTCTGTGTCGATTTCTTCTGAAGTTTCTCCACAAATTCGCGAGTTCGAACGCTTTAATACCGTTTGTGCGAATGCGTATGTAAAACCAATTATCAAGTCTTACCTTGATCGCTTGGTAGATACGTTGCGTGCGCAAGGCGCGACTTGCCCTGTCTTCATGATTCACTCTGGCGGCGGCATTATTTCTGTAGAAACCGCTGCAGAATTCCCAGTGCGACTGGTGGAATCTGGTCCTGCCGGTGGTGCGATCTTTGCAGCGGACTTTGCACGGAAATACGACATCGAAAACGTCTTGTCGTTTGATATGGGTGGAACAACTGCCAAGATTTGTTTGATTGAACAGCAAGTCCCTAAAACCGCGAAAACCTTTGAAGTCGCGCGTACTTATCGCTTCAAAAAGGGCAGCGGCATGCCAATTTCTATTCCTGTGGTGGAAATGGTGGAAATTGGCGCGGGTGGCGGTTCGATTGCTAGCGTGGATGTAATGAAACAAATCCGCGTAGGCCCACACAGCGCGGCGTCTGAGCCAGGCCCTGCTTGTTATGGCCGTGGTGGTGATCAGCCAACCGTGACCGATGCCAACTTGGTTCTGGGCAAATTAGACCCAGCGAACTTTGCTGGCGGTAGCATTCTGTTATCGACAGATAACGCGATGACGGCAATTGATCGTGAAATTGGTAGCAAGTTAAACCTGGATGCGAAAGCGGCTGCTTTTGGTATCTGCGAAATGGTGGATGAAAACATGTCTAACGCGGGCCGTGTGCACGCGGTAGAAAGCGGTAAAAACATTGGTGATTACACCATGATTACCTTCGGTGGTGGTGGTCCGCTTCACGCAGCACGTTTGTGCGAAAAAATGGGCGTGACCTCTTTCTTGGTTCCCCCTGGAGCAGGTGTCGGTTCTGCCATTGGCTTCTTACGTGCGCCGTTTGGTTACGAGGCTGTACGTAGTGCATTTGTTCGCTTGTCTACATTCAATGCAGATGCGGTGAACAAAGTGGTTCGCGACATGGTGTCTGAAGCCGAAGGGTTTGTGAAAACCGGCATGTCTGATCTGACTCCAGAAGTAGAGTGCACCGCCTATATGCGTTATTCCGGCCAGGGTTGGGATATTCCTGTGCACTTAACGCAATTTGAGTTTTCACCATCGGATGTGGATAGCCTCAAAGTGCAATTTGAAGAAGCGTACACCCGTTTCTTCGGCCGTCCGATTGATGGCTTGGATATTGAAATTGTTAGCTGGTCTGTTAAAGCCTCAACCCCATTACCTCCAATCCAGAAACTAGCGTGGACAGCAGAGCAGCGCAAAGTAAACGCACCTGTTTCTCGTCCGGTATTCGATGCATCTAGCAGCCAGTTTCTGGAAGCGGGCATTTTCGATCGTGAAACCTTAAAGGCCGGCGATTGTGTTTATGGCCCCGCAGTGATTGCCGAGCGTGAGACATCTACGCTAGTGACTAAACCATTTAAAGCAATTGTTCAGGTAGATGGTTGTCTCCTGATCACTCGTCAATAA